A single genomic interval of Pseudomonadota bacterium harbors:
- a CDS encoding HU family DNA-binding protein, translated as MTKAELINYIAKDCRISKSLAEQLLNTVTQNIAKCMRKKDKITLTGFGTFYVSKRRARTGRNPQTGAVINIKARNVPRFKPGKQLKDWVS; from the coding sequence ATGACAAAGGCCGAACTGATCAACTACATCGCGAAGGATTGCCGCATCTCGAAGTCCCTGGCTGAGCAGCTGCTCAACACGGTGACCCAGAACATCGCGAAGTGCATGCGCAAGAAGGACAAGATCACGCTGACGGGCTTCGGGACGTTCTACGTCTCCAAGCGTCGGGCTCGCACGGGGCGCAACCCGCAGACGGGCGCGGTGATCAACATCAAGGCTCGCAACGTGCCGCGCTTCAAGCCGGGCAAGCAGCTGAAGGATTGGGTAAGCTGA
- a CDS encoding XTP/dITP diphosphatase has product MKLVLATRNDGKVKELAHMLEGMDVTLSSLIDHPEVPQIEEHGSTFLANARIKARAVCEITGLPALADDSGLVVEALGGSPGVNSARYAGEQGDYKANNEKLLREMRGVPDGRRQAAFVCCMVLAEPGGGEWDACGRCDGEIIREYRGTEGFGFDPLFFVPGEGKTMAELPMGRKNEISHRGKALARMREILVDILGKRENS; this is encoded by the coding sequence TACAAGAAACGATGGCAAGGTAAAGGAGCTTGCGCACATGCTCGAGGGCATGGATGTCACACTCTCCTCGCTCATCGACCACCCGGAGGTCCCGCAGATCGAGGAGCACGGCTCCACGTTCCTGGCCAACGCGCGCATCAAGGCGCGCGCGGTATGCGAGATAACGGGTCTGCCCGCGCTCGCCGACGACTCCGGGCTTGTCGTCGAAGCGCTCGGCGGGTCGCCAGGGGTGAACTCCGCGCGGTACGCGGGGGAGCAGGGGGACTACAAGGCCAACAACGAGAAGCTCCTGCGGGAGATGAGGGGCGTGCCCGACGGCAGGAGGCAGGCCGCCTTCGTCTGCTGCATGGTCCTGGCCGAGCCCGGCGGCGGCGAGTGGGACGCGTGCGGACGCTGCGATGGCGAGATCATCCGCGAGTACCGCGGCACCGAAGGATTCGGCTTCGACCCCCTCTTCTTCGTGCCGGGCGAGGGGAAGACCATGGCCGAGCTCCCGATGGGGCGCAAGAACGAGATCAGTCACCGAGGGAAGGCCCTCGCCAGGATGAGGGAAATACTGGTTGATATTTTGGGGAAAAGAGAGAATTCATAG